tcacatacacttataaatAGACATTGACACATAGACACCGTGCGAGCAGCCTCGGTCCCCTTTAGGGTTACGTGATGTAACATGACCCCACTGCAAACTCTGtgttaaaaagcatttaaatgaATAGTCAGTATCAGGGTTGGTAAGATGCATCTTTTTTAGGATGTGTGGCAGCATATTATACTCTGTGCAATGTTCACTGGTGCTATGTTTCCTCCAATAGTGTTGATGTTGGAAAGTCCCCAGATATTCCATATGTCTACGTCAATTATGAAGGTAGAATACAGAACTATAAGCCTATCCAAGTGGTGACCGCTTGCAGCCTTAACATATACAACTTTCCATTTGACCTTCAGAACTGTTCGCTAACATTCACCAGCTGGCTTCACACAAGTAAGTTTAGCATTCATTATTTAGGATCTGTGGATTTAGGAAATGTTTGGATCTAACATTTACCCTTTGCAAAGATCCTgctgcactatataaataaagggcaTATGAATAACGCCACCTGTGATCTATGGGAAGATTTACTCAACTATGAAACGTTTAATAGAGTTTTTACTATAGTAAATCTGTAAACATCGCACTGAAAAGATTGTATTAATGGCTAGTAATAAAACATATCTGCTGACCTATTCatatattctataatatattCAATGGTATTGTTAGATTTACAACAAATGTATTACTGTAACaagagatgtaaaaaaaaataaacaatgataTCTTCATTACTACGATTATACAATAAGGATAATCCTATAAGTAAGTCCTATAGTACATGGTATGTTTCTCTGCTTTCTAGTTCAGGATATTAATGTGTCACTATGGAGAACACCGGAGGAGGTGAAAGAAGACAAGAGTCTCTTTATGAACAAGGGCGAGTGGGAGCTGCTCTATGTATTGTCCCAATATCGAGAGTTTGTGGAGCATGAAGATAGCTTTGCAGAAATGAAATTCCATGTAAGAAAAATACGGTTGGAAGAGATACATGGATTATGTTCCCATGATTGTGTTGTATTGTGTGAATTGTCACATGATGTTGTTTATTGTTGGTGTCCATCATATTAAAAGAGGACCCAAGccctatttttatgttaaatggcATAATGGCAGGGCTGGTCTTAGTACCAGGCAGCAGGGTCTTTATCCGGAGTGCCCACAACTGGATTCAGCAAAGCCAACCAGAGGATAATGTAAATGAGACAAAAGTCTCATTATCTAACTCCAAATAAAAACCCACCTTCTCCACTATACATGCAGTAAAACGCATTGGAGTtgtcacgacacagcgtacagacgagactccgtagtcaggtaggactgcagggaaggtccagagagccgagatcaggataccggagagcaggataaacgaggagcaagccgaggtcaggataccggagagcaggataaacgaggagcaagccgaggtgaggataccagagatcaggatagtcaaaaacaagccgaggtcaaatacaggaatcaagcaggaaaacgctatctgggtgctagcacagggcatagacgaccatcagaaggcaaagtctcagagttctgaagtctcttaaataggcacaggaagtttaggcactaattggatgtttcccgccaaattttcaaagtgccgttacgtcacttcctgcggccatcttgtggttggcgattcCGTAATCTTCCCATATAGGTTGGGGTAGTACCAgccggcgccactaggtggcgtgaagaagaacgaGTCAGGACTCCAGAGAAGGACGCGTCTCCCGGCTCCAGCTGCTGGGAGGATCTTGTGCAGGTAggtggtctccctcttcctcgcggcggctgcggctgctgtgtagacgagggaggtcttccccttctgcgcggtgGCTGTGGCTGGGGCTGCCGTGCGGAagcagggggtctccctcttcctcacGGCAGTTGCGGCTGGAGCTGCCGtgcagaggcggggggtctcccccttcttcgcggcgcttgctgctgctggtccgaagcggggggtctcccctctCTTCGCGGTAGCAGCGACCGCCGGACCggagcggggggtctccccctacctcgcggctgcTGACACGCGGCTGGGGCCGTAACaggagtccatgcaaaatggtGATATGGAAGTTTTCATCTTACTTAATCCACTATGTTTGCAACTTTAACCTTCATGTAGGAAAAACGTCTTTGGGTTGGGGCTTTCTGATGCACAGTTATTGTGGTGAGATGATTTGCTTGCTTTTTATTTGAAGGCCAACAACAGCAAATCATGGACTAGAAGGGATATCTATAAATCGAAAAATATCATTATCTTGTTTATCTCCATGGTGCATGAATGGGGGCTAGAAGGTCATCTAATTGTAGGCCTGGCTGACAGGTATACCCATCTCATGTTATTCAAACAACAAGTAAAAGCACAAAGATTTCTGGCTGCAGGAATATTGGAAGAACTgaattgtataatttaataaaatgaaagcagGCACTTTTTTCAAATTCAATAATAAGTATGCATTTTCTAATCGGTTTTACCTCTGGTTTATCACATTTTATCTCATGCTATTGTAGGTAGTGATTAAAAGAAGACCCCTCTTCTATGCTGTGAATTTGCTTCTGCCCAGTATGTTTCTCATGGTCATGGATATTATAGGATTCTACCTTCCTCCAGATAGTGGCGAAAGGGTCTCTTTCAAGATCACGCTCCTTCTGGGATACTCTGTATTTCTCATCATTGTATCGGATACACTGCCTGCTACAGCCATCGGAACGCCGCTGATTGGTTAGTAGAAGTATCTATTACCCTTCTATTCTTTACATATAACATCCAAACAAGTCACCAAATAGATGACTTCTCCGTAACACATTCTTTACTTTAACTCTATTAATCAACTTGATTTTTTGTTCTTGATATTTAGTTTGACATCAGGGACTATTTAACCACACTAGAGCTATTGGTAATTTGGaaatttgggtcccaaagagggacaaGTTCGTACTAAAAAGAGATGCTTGGGAAGTATGCTCACTAAAAGAGATAAAGTGGGCTTGTAACATAGATATTGGCCTTTTTTAACCGGTAAACACCAATATTTACATTAAGTATACTGAAATGACACATAAGCTAAATAAACAGTAAACCAAATTaatgaacattttaatatactcgtttttaaattttttctcgtttctctttttttcttccttatagTTCTGTGTTAACATGTGACCGTTGTTGACTTTATTTTAACTACCTTTCTACAGACGACAGTATTTCATTTCACCAAAATATATATCACTGCAGAACAATCAATGATTAAAATGTTGATCTAGATTTTATTGAGATGTTGTTGCGCAATACAAAATGAATGTTAAGCATAATGTATCAATGTCTTTGTggcaataaatgtataataaagaaagGAACAAAGGAGACCGTATTAAAGCGGGGAGAAAAATATCTGCAGGATCAGTTTCAGatcttgtttagaaagggcATGGAATTggaataagacataaaatacattaatatttttccttAGTTATTTGATTAACCCTTGCTTTAACAGTTCTGATGATCATGCTTATCCTAAAGAATATtagaaagttgtttttttatatacatacatttacatagcAGCTACTACAAGTATACGTCTTTTAGTGTTGTTTGGTTATAGTGATGAAATGGAAGAGTTAATGGATGGGGTCTTagtttagttaaaaataaatctgatcTTATTAGAACTATAAAGTCTAACGGGCACAGCAGAAAGGTATAGGTGACATAGAACTTATGGCTAGGACTTTGGTTACAAAAATGTTGTACCCTAGTGGTTTCCAGCTTAGTCCAAAGGGCCAACCAACTGTCCAGGGTTTATGAATGTTCCTATTTCAAGAGAATGTGGTAATCACTAAATCCTACCCTGTTAGTGTGACTTAAAGGTTGGGAACCATTGCTCTATACAACCCTCTGTCAAGGCGATAACTAAAAGTTATTTGGTTAGGTAATTTACgcgttttcttctttcttagGTGTGTACTTTGTGGTTTGCATGGCGCTCTTGGTGATTAGTCTTACAGAAACTATACTCATAGTACGTTTAGTACATAAGCAGGACCTTCAGCCCCATGTTCCAAATTGGTTGAAGAGGCTGGTCTTGGAGAAAATAACAGTTATACTCTGCATCAGGGACAAGAAGTTTGGGACAGCTCGTACCGACAGCTTGGATATATCCCGGCAGACAGAAAACAGTAGTATTGGTGAGATTTACGGGTTGTTTCCTGCTCAGAAAATCATAGTCCATAACATGATGTTCTTTTAAAGTTTACCCTAGTACTAAAGCTTTTCTGTCCTGTAGAGAGACTGGCCCGGTACAATTCTGAGAACTCCAAGGACTATGAAAAGTCAGTTGGCGTCATTCTGCCCAGCCGAGAGAGTTCAGTGATCGTGGACAGCATTCTCCATGAAATTGCATCCATCCGACACTACCTGGAAAAACGAGATGAGTATAGAGATATAGCCAAGGAGTGGCTGCAGATCGGATATGTTCTCGATGTCCTCCTCTTCAGAGTGTATCTTTTGGCAGTTTTGGCCTATACGGTTACCATGGCAACGCTGTGGTCCTACTGGCAGCAGGCCTAAAGCTTAGAGGACCAGATGATAAGCTTCAGAAATAAATCCACTCAGTTACTTTCTAATTAAAACTAATTTGCTGCAAATTAGGTAAAAAAACCTGCTGCATTTATATTTGTACACTTTCTACAAAGATCCAGTatttaggggttaaaacaatGAGCCCAAAAGATTGTATATGTGCTCTGTAGATGTTTTATTTAGTAATGGCGATTTGCTTAGAGAAACACACCAcacattattgtttttatggaCAAACCTAGCTTATCTTGTAGGAGAAAGCATAGATAGACCTTCCtggaaatatatatacggtattaaTTCTCAGCGTTAAATGAAAGAGAATAGTTCTTCAATATTAAAGGTTGCCCAAAAAAAGGCACTTAAgcaaaaataattcaaaagtAGTGCATGACGTAGtgatggagaaaaaaatatagctagaatattttttttaccatacatTTAAAGTTAAGGTGTTAGGTCTTAAATGTATATGATAAACTGGTTTAAAATCTGGGCTATATTCCTTGtagaaaaataattcataaagTGTATTGTAGCTCACTAACGGTTAGTCTATATACCTCCTATATACCTTGATGACTCCTCAGAAAGGCAAAAGATCTCTAGGACATTGTGTATTATTGCTGAAATGTAAGGTGTGGGCTATAGACAAAGTAGATTCCATTTAATTAGGTTACTAGTGCACATGTTCATGATCATCAGGTATAACCAGTTTCTAAAATCACCAGAGATAATCATTAAAATTATACTGTCCaccaatattttaattatgagaaatttgtaaaaaaataaataattaaaagacaACTTTATTAAAACTGCTATCCATTATTTATCTATCCATTATATTCTACTACtaatatagaagaaaatatgATACTTTCTATAACTTACATACCAAGTATTACTTCTTGAACATCTGATTTAACAAAGACAAGCTctttaaggggcagaggtggcacaggcaggctattaaccccttcagtcccctatggacataccagtacatccaaaaaacacatcccaagaatcccctatggacataccggtacgtcctgcccttcttgcagtggCAGGGACACTCCTCCCTGACAGCtgaagccggcatcgccggctttctgctgtctgatctgatgtaacagcttacggcatgaaagccggaaagctgttacattttaaactgcaTTCCCTTCCGAGTtgtgtcactgctgacgtcacctgGAAGTtcatcagaggacaggatatcccctgcacaaaaacatttattgggGTGCCATCTTTATCATTGCACAAGTGTTAAATTTAAACTCAACTATGTGCAGTTATGTTATGGACATTTTGTgtcacataaatatttttttatgttaataaagACCCTACACAGTTGTAGGAATGAGAAATTACATAATTCATTATGAAGAGATGTCCTTAGTGCCAGCATCAGAGGATCGACATGTACACCAAGAAGCCTCAATTACATCCTTGATTTCAGAAGGCAATTAGTATTACCATCTCAGTATAATGCATCTCAGTATTAAATTTAACTCTATAATATTGGCATGTAATTTATATCAAGTCCTCTGCTGATCTCTCTACAGGATGTCAACTACTTTTgtacaatgtgtattttatgttttgttgtttgtgttgTTCTCTTGTAACATGTATCGGTGTCCAAACATCCTCAATAAAACAATGCTTACAGAAAGAAGAGCCTCATTGGTTGATTTATTGCATATTACTTCTGCTGAGTTATCATGGgcataaataaacacattaatcATGTTGAGTGCacaatattgtaaatatttaactcATTGTTACCAATTAAATCAATAAAAGGGGGGAAATGGTGGTGAAAATATTTAGGCAAATATGATATTATGTAGAAAATGATGATCGCTGACACCATTCAGTTAAATACAATGAAAATCTAGAAGAATATACCTACTTTCAAACTTAAAAAGTACCTATATGAACATCGGTTTTAAGCTACGTTCAGTTTGTCCTACATCCTACAGCAGATCCGAGCCTTCCTTAAATCATGTGTTTTATAGAGATTATCATAAAAATGCAACTTCAGCTGATTGTATTCATATCAAACccaaagattatactttttcttTGATTCAAATAGAAATCAAAACTTGATCAGAAATAATACTTTTCAGGATTGACTCGCATGACACAATTATTTAAAAGTCTAGTTGTAGTTCATCTGCAAGTCATTCTGGGAAGGCATTCAACTGCTATATCATAAATAAAACAGCTGAAAGGAGAAAGTAATTTGGATCTTTGATTCCAATGCCAATAAATAAAGATATGACTTTCTATTTCAAAGCTTAAAATTGCACATTCGTTTACCGTAAAAATGAACCACATTTACCTCAATAACAACACTTAACTCATTTGTCCCTACAGGGGCAATCTTAATTGTGTACAAGTATTTTCAAATAGGTTGTGGATTTACAGGAAAAACTTGTGGGAATAAAAACCAGCCCCGGAAATAATTGAATGCCAGCACTATATTTGACGGTGCCATTATTCTGCTTGGGGCACATATGTGGGGTGCCAGCcccaatatatttttggttCAGCATAGAGATaaacaatgcatatttaaagtGTATTTGAAGAACACATTCATCTTGTTCCTGTAATATCACTGTGATCCATGAGATCACGTAATGGGTTGGGATGAACTGGGAGAGCCCCGGTTAAACCAAACAATGCAGAATACACTGTTCTAAGTATGAAATTAaccatttgtttatttaataatttactgAAAACAAAGTCCTTTAAGATACAGAAATCACTTTCTCATTGCATAATTAACAGGCAAGTAAACATGTAGCTCTCCTAAAATAATGTACAGCTAAAAATGAGGGCGGTTCGGAGAAATGTATGAACTGCATGGATGATCAGCGAGagtcagtgtatgtatgtatgtatgtatgtatgtgtaagtgtatggtgttagaatgggtgtgtatgtatgtatgtacgaaTGTATGTATAGATGTGAAAGGTGTCGGGGGGGGctgtgtatgtttttatgtgtaagGGTAGAGCTGCACCGACCATCATCATACCCACCCACATCATAATTCATTCTCACCTCCCACTACAATTAGTATTCCCCGACCATCATCATTCCTCCCCACCATCATTTATATCTGCTACCATTATCACCCCCTatgtcacacacacttacacacacatgctaacacacacttatggTAAGGTTATGGGCATTAATTACTAAAGGCTGAGTATCCTTTATCTGAAATTCTTGGGACCAGAAGTATTTTGTATAAGGAATAATTTCAGAAAACAAATCTGTATTTTTACTTGTGTCCACTCCATTGCTCAGACTTCTCCCCGCGGAAACAGAGCACTTCCAGAAGGTTGTTGAGGCTTCCCTGGACCACATCTGGTCCTGAAAAAGGGAGCAGAAGTGCTTTGGGGAAGCCTCAACAAGGGACTTTCCACGCAACCACCCCGTAAGTCCAACTCCTCAGTGTGAGGTCATGTTTCCAGAATCTGGACCGTTGCAAACATATCTATACAAACACCCATCAAAAGCTATTGGAGGAGGAAAACACAATATTAGCCTGAATAtaaagaaagtaaaataaaacactttaaaatcCAGAAAAGGCAGGCTCTGGGAGATTACATCATAATTACAACCTCCATATAGTATGTGCTTTAGTACAAATATCCATTTCTCTTCTGTTTATGATTATCTTTATGGAAGATCATCTGGTTGTATTCCAGCCCCATACACTTAAACCTCCCAAGAGACCCTGTTTCAGGTAATGCTACGTTCCTTTGTTTAGAATTATATAAATCACTGTTCATTAGCTCGTAATCATATTGTCACTCCGCAAGTTTCACAATTAATGTTTCATCAGCAAAATGCAGCCTAAAATCCAAAcagcaaatatattaatatatttgtctcCCGACACAGCTCAGCATTTACATTCACTTAGGGGCGCTTGcacagtgtgtgggggggggaatgaaAAACACTCAGACTCTTCTCTCTCTAAATGATctctaaaagaagaaaaacaagacaCAATGGCAAAGTACCCtcacagcccccccccaaaaaaaaataataattccagaACACTTACAGAAATGTATTGCACATAagataaaatgtgcaaaaaccgCAGTAGAAAGTAGAAGGTTCTTGAAAGCGAAAGTATTACCAGGAATCCGTCTAAGGTGTTTCTCATAAAGTGCTTCAATAAAGTGCTTCTCAGGAAAGTGCCATGTGCCAGAGTCCAATGGTATAGGTACATTCCCATATGATGAagctaaatgaataaatacataaaacataaatacaaaaacaagtaAAGGACAAGACTTATAGCGACGTGGTACACTATGTTTAGTATGTAGGTCCCTAATATTGCCCAAATTCTCCAATATTCTTTCTTTCAGTACCCTTGTGGTCCTACCCACAGTGTGTCctgttttttctgcttttaGACCGTGAAAGTAAAGATTTGAATTAAGAGCCTGATTTCATTTATCTTCTTTTGAGTACCTATAATATACAGATTTACATTCAAAAGTTACACATACAGTCTATACTGTTGTGTTTTCTATCCCCCCCTTAGTGGATCTATATTGTGTTGGACAGTTGGAGAGTGTCTTTTCTTGTGTTGCAGCTGCCTATGGTTGGGAAGTATCTTTTTCATATTGTTATCACTGGGTGATCACTCGTGCTTATCAATTAGGAATACATTCTTCATttattgataaaaataaatcctaCTGATTCAAATGACACTTTTGTTTAGAATGAGTCTGtctatattatttgtataatacCAGGCCCTCGGCTTGACTTGAGGGATGCGCTGCTCTTAGATGGCACCACGTGCTGCCAGGCAGGGTAGATgctccaaaaacaaaacatttgatttTGATTATTGATTATTACGTGCAGTGTTACATAATGACTAAAACCAGCTTGGGTAGGAGTTTACCTGTAAATTATAAatgaatttttttctttcaaggagcacagcattgtagattGCTTTCAAGGATGTAAGAAATATGAGTCATTGCAATATCTCCAAGGTCCTCCTTAATTTCTTCCATTTGGACCACTTATGAAAGAGGAAGTGTTAAAAGCTTAAGAAACTAATTGTAAGTGAAACAAGCTATTAGCATCAGCCATGGCAATGGTAATGGACgaggatgagagagagagcCTCTAAATTCTGATATAACAGAACAAGAAGCGAAACATTAAAAGGCACAGCAAAgttacagagagagaggaaaaaaaagtctgCTGGAATAACGAGGAGAGGAAACGAGGTTAACACAATTACCGAAGATGATAATGCAACAAAAAGCAGAATGGGAAGATATTTCGGAAATCAATCCATACTATAATTGACGCAAAGAAAGATTAAGTGACTTGACCAAATCttcgaaaaaagaaaaaaaattgtgactGTTGACTACCCAAGCAGCTTTGTGCTTCTGTGTAATATCCTAATCAAAACTGTTCAACACTGCAACCGGAACACAGTGGTTGTGAAGATCTGGGATGTGATAAGAATTTATCAAGCCTTTAAAAAGAAGAGTTTCAAAAAGTTAGAGAACTGGACTTAGATTaaaaaagaaggagaaaaagCTGGAATAATGAAGTCAGCACCAATCTGGGCCCTTCCGAGTTTATTGATTCTTGCCGTTCTCGTAAGATGTCCAGGTGagtatatttgtaaaaatatattgatttaatgCTGCATGATTGAACACGGTTACTCCAGAAAAACAAGAGTCTGTATTTTGAAGCACAACTGACTACTTTAGACAATAAGTCAATTTTCTGCCTTGGGGGGGGTAacattgtgaaatattttctcTCTAACTTTAATCTACATGATATGTCGTTACGAAATATGATATATTAACATTGTGTCTCATTAAggaatatatcatataatactGAATGCCTAGTTTGTTTACAGATCCAAAAGACTAGTATTTGGCATCTATGAAATAATGTGTTATGTTTCAaagtaaatgaatatattttatcgATAGGAATCCAAGCTTTTTTAGGTTAGCATGGACATaagtataattaaataatagtgCAACATATCTACATTTAAGAATACAAACTTCCACCttccatattattttatgttatatatgctATTCACCCATAAGTATCTTCAATATTTTGATTCTATCTACTTGAGTTTAACATCAGTTTTCAGACAAATCATGAT
This window of the Spea bombifrons isolate aSpeBom1 chromosome 12, aSpeBom1.2.pri, whole genome shotgun sequence genome carries:
- the LOC128470561 gene encoding 5-hydroxytryptamine receptor 3A-like, with translation MASSYSWIHPSLLILPLIIACAAIGASSPNSTKPALLRLSDYLMEEYKKGVRPVLDWRRTTTVYIDVIVYAILGVDEKNQVLTTYIWYRQFWVDEFLTWDPTKFENITQISIPTEKVWIPDIMINEFVDVGKSPDIPYVYVNYEGRIQNYKPIQVVTACSLNIYNFPFDLQNCSLTFTSWLHTIQDINVSLWRTPEEVKEDKSLFMNKGEWELLYVLSQYREFVEHEDSFAEMKFHVVIKRRPLFYAVNLLLPSMFLMVMDIIGFYLPPDSGERVSFKITLLLGYSVFLIIVSDTLPATAIGTPLIGVYFVVCMALLVISLTETILIVRLVHKQDLQPHVPNWLKRLVLEKITVILCIRDKKFGTARTDSLDISRQTENSSIERLARYNSENSKDYEKSVGVILPSRESSVIVDSILHEIASIRHYLEKRDEYRDIAKEWLQIGYVLDVLLFRVYLLAVLAYTVTMATLWSYWQQA